CCAATCACGGGGCAGGCGACCGGGTTGCTCTGGCAGTACAGGAGGAAGTCTGCCGCCCAGTCGGCTGGCAGAATTACAACATTCCCCTGAATCAGGCTCTGCGCCAGCCCGCTGGTTGTCGCGGTGTGGTCTCCCGAGCGAATTCGGGCCCGGAGCGATGTTGCCTGTTCCAGCAAACCATTCTTGAAATCGGAATACCCACCTGTCTGCATTTCGGAAACCCCTGATTGAGTTTTGCATTAATGTACAAATACAGGTTATCCCTACCGGTGAAAAAGTCTAATTATGGTTTTTTACGTCCAGTGATAACATTTTGTGATCACTCGGCCGTGAGTACTCTTCGGCGACTTTGACCGCCAGGCTTGCGGCCAGCTCTGCAATCGGGTTGAAAGGAACGCTGGGATAAGACGCGGTGAATGCCAGCTGGGAGGGTTTCCAGACAGCGTTCAGTTCAACCAGGCTGCCATTTTCCAGTTCGTCCGCAATGACGCTCAGGGGAAGCGTAGAAACACCAATGCCATCCCGGGCCAGTCGCCGACACGCCGCCAGGGAACTGGACGAATAAAACCTTGCAGGCAGGTCATCCAACTCGCTGAACTTCTGACTGATTTCCGCAAAGGGTTTGGTGTTTCTGGCATAAGTTATGATTGGCCAGTTCGCCAGTTCTTCAAGCTTGAGAACCCGGTCTGGTAGCTTCAGGTCCGGGCTGGCAACCCACAGCAAGGGAAAGCTGCAGAGCTCCCGATTTTCCACTTTCGGTTCCGAGACGGGGCCCATCAGGAAGGCCAGGTCGAGAGTGCGATCCATCAACCCGGCGCGAAGATTTCCGGAAACATCCACCGTCATTTCCACGTCCAGGTTTGGTATTGTCTCATGCAGCTCCCGAAAGAAATGGGGGAGCCAGGAGTGAACAATTGTTTCAGATACTCCGAGCCTGAGAATCCCGGACAGCAGCGCTACCTTGTCTGCCCGTTTGCGCAGTTGCTGGGACATAAAGATTATTTTTTCGGCATAGGGCAGCAGTTCCTGACCTTTGGTGGTCAGCATCGAACGGCCAGACTCACGCTCAAACAGTTTGACGCCAAGCTCTTCTTCCAACGCAGCGATCCGGGTGGAAATGGCGGGCTGGGTAGTACATTGGCGCTCGGCCGCCTTTCGAAAGCTCCCCAGGGTGGCGACCCATATAAAGGTTTCCAGATGTTTGAAATTCATTGGTTCTCTTAAGTAACGGAGGACAGGGTTGTGGTCGACATTGAGCAGGTCTTGTCGACCATTTATTAAAGCATAGCCCAGTGGCTTCGATTGGGCTCGCTTTCCCCGGGATGAAAGGTTGGCGCCGGGCTGTCAGGAAAGGACAAGGCGAAAAAAGGGCCATCGAAAGGGCCCTGGTCATTCACTTGGCGTTTGCATCTTTATAAAGCGACCGTATGGGTTCGGCGAACAGTTTTCTTACCATCGGTTCGAAATAGGACAGAGGAAGAGTTTCTGCGCCCGGATCAAACGCCGGCGAGTCGTACTTGCTGACAAATTCGATGGTCCGCATGAAGTGCGGGTGGTCCTTGTAGTTGTCCCGAAGGTTGCGGTCCATACCCAAGTAGTGGAAAAAGTAGTAGCCCTGGAAAATGGCATGGTGTTTAACCATCCAGTGGTTGGCTTCACTGACAAAGGGCTCCAGCATGACGGCAGCGACGTCCGCGTGATTGTAGGATCCGAGGGTGTCGCCGATATCGTGAAGCAGTGCGCACACCACGTACTCGTCATCCTTGCCGTCACGATGGGCCAGGGTGGCCGTTTGCAGGCAGTGCGTCAGCCGGTCTACCGGGAAACCGCCAAAGTCACCCTCCAGCAGTTTCAGATGATCAAGAATCCGGTCTGGCAGACCCTTGGCAAACTTGCCAAATGAGCGCGCTATGGTTTGCCAGTCTTCGGCGGTACCGTCTTTCATGTGGGTGAAGTCGGCCTTTGGGATTGTCATGTCATTCATCGTTTTTCTTCCTTCTAGTCCCGGAAACCCGGATCGATACCTCGTGTCCACGATGCCAGCGGGAATGGGCGCCTCTCTCTGGATTTTGGACTTGTTTTAATGGCTTGTTTAAGCAAGTGTAGGCAGTTGAACAGGTGCAAGACTGTCAAATCGTTTACATTTCTGGGTGGGTCTTGTCGGATGTCGGGATATGTCTGAGTTAAAGAAAGTATTGCAGGCCTGCCCGTTGCTGGGAGGATTGTCGGAAGCGGGCGTCGCAGAAGCAGCGGGCATGGCGCGCTATCCGGAGGCGTATCCGGTGGCCCTTGATCTGGTGAGCCGCCGTCTGTGGTCGGCCATGTCGATTATTGAGGATGATGCGCTGCGTGGCATTGAGGCGCGTGTCGGTCGTCGCCTGTTGTTTCTGACCCAGATCCAGGGCCAGGGCCTTAGGGACGCCCCCTCCCAGCCGGTGACCTTTCGGCTGACACGGGAGCATATCGCCAACATGATGGGCATGACCCGTCAGGGTGTGCATCGTGTCATCAAAGGTTTCGAGCGGGAGGGGCTGTTGAATCTGGAATATGGCAGGATAACGGTCAACAACCCGCGGGCTCTGCAGGCGTATCTCCGGGCCTTGCCGGACTAACCTGAGCTCCGTGCCATCGAGCGTGCCCTTTGGGCCTTGATCCGGGAATGCATACAGCTTCCCTGAAAAACCATTACTTACTGTGCGAGTACTGAGCTTTGCTGTCACTGAACTGGTCCCTGCTGTCTGTTTTTATTCCCACTTTTTTCGTGGTGTCGATTACCCCGGGTATGTGCATGACACTGGCGCTGTCGATGGGTATCACCATAGGTGTTCGCCGGGCGCTCTGGATGATGGCGGGGGAGCTGGTGGGGGTGGCCGTTGTAGCTACGGCTGCGGCCGTTGGTGTGGCGACCTTCATGCTGAAGTATCCGACCGCGTTTGCGGTGTTCAAATACGCCGGCGGTGCGTACCTGATCTGGCTGGGTGTTCAGATGTGGCGGTCCAGGGGCAAGATGGCCATGGCGGAAAGCGAGGATATGGCCGTGGTACAGGCCTCCCGGAGCCAGCTTGCCATGCAGGGCTTTGTCACCGCTATTGCCAATCCGAAGGGCTGGGCGTTTTTTGTAGCCCTGCTGCCACCGTTTATTGATGGCCAGCTTCCAATGGGTCCGCAACTGACAGCACTCATAGTGATCATTCTGGCGCTGGAGTTTCTGTGTCTTCAGTTGTATGCCCATGGCGGACGGGGTCTGCGTAAGTTGCTCCGTCAGGGCGGCGGGGTCCGTACCGTCAATCGCGTCGCTGGCAGCCTCATGGTGCTGGTCGGTATATGGCTGGCCCTCGGTTGAGAGCCGCCTCCCGCGCTAGACCAGGTCACGCCTGATAATGCGGTTCCAGTTTCTGGAGTAAACCCGTCGCGCGCCCTCATAGGCATCAAGCTCCGCGTCCAGATAAAAATTCTCCTGGTCACAGGTCAGGATGGTTCGGGTGACCGTCCTGATATGCCAGTCTCCGCGCTGATACCCCCTGGTGCTCAGGGTTTCCCCTTTGACTGAGTCAAAATCATCAGCCTCGTAGCTGTACCACTCACTGACGCTGTGTTCGATGGTCAGATCCACGTCTTCCAGATAGTAGATCCCATTGTCATTTATGACCTCCAGCGTCGATGCATCCCGATCAAGTTCACGAATGACTCGCCAGTCGTGATGGCCCTCCCGGATCTGCCGCTTTGCCCCACTGGCCGTCATCTCGGCATCCGGGAATTGGAGATGCTCCGGTCGCGGTGTCCGCACAGGCAGTACCAGGCGACAGTTTTCGGTATGTATCTTTAATTGTGTCGACTGTGGAGATGGCCAGGCAAGAGGAAAGTATGAGGTTGAAATGGCGATACGAATCCGGTGTCCGTCGGGAAACGTCTGGCCGATGCCATTCAGGTGGATCCTGACACGGTAACGTTGGCCGGGGTTCAGAGGCTCCGGTGAGGAATGACTGTTTCGATGAGTCAGATTAAGCAAGCCATAGGTTACCCTCGTGACTTTATTATCGGGGCGCATATCCGATAATCGGACAGCCACCATGGCCACGGGCTGTGACGCCGAGAATTCGAGATCGACAGCAGGGGCGCCCAGTATTTCCAGCGCCTCTTTGAGAGGTTCGGTGGTAAAGGTCAAGGCGCCTCCGTCTTCTTCCCGCTGATCGTGGGGCAGGTCCGGCGTATTGCTGTAAGAGCACCACTTCCCGGCGAACAGCCCGTTACTCAGAGGCGATTGCAGTGCCAGTTCTGCGTCGGCCAGGGCTTCGGTCGTCTCGACAAGCCGGTACGGGGTGAAGTGGTAAATCCTTTCCTGGGCGGTGGCCGGTGGCCAGCTTTGTTCGCTTACCCAGCGACCGAAACGTTGATGGTACGATGTTGAGGGTGGCATGCTGTCCAGCATCCAGGCCCTTAACATCGGCTCGGCCCCGATTCCGGTTTCTTTGCCCTTCAGCCACTGATCCCACCAGCGCAGGCATTCTTGCAGGAAGCCGATGGCAGGTCCCGGTACACCGATGTGAGGGTATTTGTGACTCCAGGGCCCAATCAATCCCATACGTTTCCCGGGGAGGTCTTTCAGTAACCGGAAGACGGCGTTGGAGTACCCGTCGGCCCAGCCACTGACGGCCATCACGGGGACCTTGATCGCCGAGAAATCTTCACAGATTGAGCCATGTCGCCAGTAATCATCCCGGTGCTGGTGTTGCAGCCAGGTGTCCAGCCACAAACCGCTGTATTCAAGCCGCTGAAACCACATGTCGCGCCAGCAGTCACCAACGATCTCAGGGTCAGGGGGCGAGGCATTGTAGGAAAACATGGTGGATGCCCATGACAGATTGTCGCCCAACAAGCAGCCTCCCATGTAATGAACGTCATCGGCGTATCGGTCGTCGGTAGAACAAACGCTCACAACGGCTTTGAGCTGAGGCGGTTGCATCGCCGCTATCTGCAGTCCGTTGAACCCACCCCAGGAGATGCCGATCATTCCCACCTGGCCATTGCACCAGGGTTGCTCCTCGAGCCAGGCCAGGACCGCCGCGCCGTCGTCCAGTTCCTGCTGAAGGTACTCATCCGTCAAGATGCCTTCGGAGTCGCCGCTCCCGCGAATGTCGACCCGGATACAGGCATAACCATGGCCGGCAAAGTAGGGGTGCATGGTCTCGTCGCGCAGTCGTGATCCGTCCCGTTTCCGATAGGGGATATACTCGAAGATGGCGGGTACCGGTTCTTTATCGGCGCTGTCGGGTATCCACAGACGCGCGGCGAGCCGCGTGCCGTCGGCCATCGGAATCCATTGGTGCTCAACATGGCGGACTCGCTCAGGAAGATCATCGACGGTTTTCATGGTGAGTTCCCTGTCAATAATGCACTGTTGTTCAGTCCACGGGCTCAAGCTCTATGCGGATGGCCGTTTTGATCTCGCGGTATTTCCGAAGCAGTTCGCTCTGGCTCCCTGCGCCGATAAATATGACCGCGACTTCGAAGCTGTAACTGTCCTGTTCTTTCAGGGTCGAGAGCACGTCTCCCCGCTTGACGTGGAGTTTTATATCGACATCCGTAAATTGCCGTTGAAGTTCCTCCAGTTGTTCCGGACTCGGTGCATGTGTGACCTGAGCATCGTCGTAGACGCGCCACATGAATTTAGCGGCAATCCGGTACTTTCCCTGTCGATATGGGAACGCCGGCCGCTTACCGAGGGCAAGCTCGATCATTACTTTGTGGTGGGTCTCTCCGTCTACTTTCTGGAACAGGGGGCAGTGGGACCTTGAGATGCGTGTATTGACCTCGAGAAGCCAGATTCGGTCTCTTCGGCTGTCCCAGTAGTATTCAATGTTGAAGGGACCGTTATCGAAGTCGATGTGCCCGAAAAACTTCTCTGTAATCGTAATCATCCGTTGCTGGATGTGGCCCGGGATCGAGGATGGATATTGATAACGGGAAAAGCTGGACCGGTGTTTGCCTTCGCGAATCGAGTCCACGACGCCATACACCGTCACTTCGCCTGCGTAAACATACCCCTCAAGTGTGCATTGGCGCCCTTTGGCTATGATGCTTTCTGCAATGCAATGGTTGCCGTCAACTGCAGCAACATCGGCTGGTAGCTCGGCAAACTGGAGCAGGTAATTAAAGGGGTTTGCAAAACGGGATATGCCTTCACGAATACGCGCTATGGCATGTTCCAGCTCTGCGTCATTTCTTACCTTGAACCCGAGGTAAGAAGAGACTGCTTTGACCGGTTTGATCCAGAACGGGTAACTCAGGGTTATTTGTGACCTGAAATCATCCGAGAAGGGATCCACCTCGCAGAAGTCGGGAATGCAGTCGGGCACGACCCTGCTCTGCTCCAGACGACTCCAGTATTTGTGTTCGCACTTGAGAACTGACTCGAAGCTCGGGGAGGGTAGGTTATAGGGCTTTCGGAGTAGCGGGAGCAGGGTGCTTACAGGAAAGTCCCAGAAACCTACGATCGCATCAACCGGGCCCTTGAAATCCGCCAGCTTTTTGAGCGCACCGGTGTACAATTTCTGTACCGGAAACTCCGCTCCTGCCCTGACCTCCTTGTAGTCGTACAGTTGATGAAGCCGATACTGGCCCTGGTCGTCGAGAGCCCGGATCTGAGCGAGGTCGAAATCATCCGTGCCAAAAATGAAAATATTTTTCATTGACGTTTCCATGTCTCTGAAGGCGTGTATTGTTAATTCATAGACGACGTTAGCGACGTGTGTCAATGCGGATTGGGGGGCTCGCAGGAGTACTTCTCAGGTGTTTTAGCGGGCGGCGTACCGTTCGTGCAGGATACCGACTCGATGGACGTAGGCCTTGGTCTCGGCGTAGGGAGGAACGCCATTGTATCGACCGACGGCACCAGGGCCCGCATTGTAGGCGGCAGTTGCCAGCCGGACGTTACCATCGAACTGCTTCAGCATTTTCGCCAGATAATGAACTCCGCCCCGGATGTTGTCGGCAGCGATCAGTGCGTTTTCGACACCAAGCTCTCTTGCCGTGCCCGGCATCAGTTGCATCAGGCCCTGGGCGCCTACGGGTGACAGGGCTTTCTCATTAAACGCGGATTCTGCATGAATCACTGCCCGGACCAGAGCGGGATCGACACCGAACTCTCGTGCCGCGGTCTTGATTTCATTGCGATAGGGCCGGGTAAACAGTGGAGTCTTGCGCCAATCGATACTGGACTCAGGATCACAGGCGTAACACTGGAAGCGGATGACATCGAACTCTGACTCAGCGGGTCGGATACTGCTGTAGGCGACAACTCCGTTGTCGTCCTTGTAGCGATAGACAGTATCGTCACCACTGGAGGCGCGGGGCTGGGACTCCTCGACGTTGGAGAACTCAATGGTGCCGTCCGCATGCACAATGCGCTTGATGCTGTCCGCCTGAGCGGAGGAAACAGCGAGCATGAGGCTTCCCAACGCCAGCGAGATGAGTACGATGGCAACCTTTATCTGGCCTGGTCTCATTCGGTATCCATGCGGTTCCGGTCGACATTCAAGGATTGGTCCGCCAATCCCGTTAGCGGGATTATACTGCTTTACTGAAATCAGGAAACCGAACGATTTGTCGGAAAACTGTTACTTTTCTGATACTGCTTGCCAGTTCTCATACACCCGGAGGCATTATGTTGTCCTGCTCAGACTCCCGAAACATCGTTTTGATCGGTATGCCCGGTAGCGGTAAGAGCACCGTTGGCGTCTTGCTGGCCAAGCGTTTGGGGCTTGGGTTTGTCGATACCGATTTGCTGATTCAGGAAGCGGCCGGCCGAACCCTGCAGGATATTGTGGATCATGACGGTTTTCAGGCCCTGAGGCACATCGAGGAGCAGGTGTTGCTGGACCTGAACGTCCGGCACAAGGTGATTAGCACCGGCGGCAGTGCGGTATACAGCGCGCGGGCAATGGAGCACCTCAAGGCAAGCGGCGTTGTGGTGTTTCTGGATATCCCCCTTGATCTGGTGATTGAGCGAATTGGTGATCACAGCATGAGGGGGATATCCCGGCACCCGGATCAATCCCTTGAGGCGCTGTTCGAGGAGCGCTTTACGCTTTACTCCCGGTATGCGGACTTTGTCGTCAAGGGCGAGGGTTTGAATCAGGATGAGGTCTGCGAGGCCGTGGTCAAGGGCCTTTGCCCGGATCCGGTTCGGTAGAAATACCGATAGCATCCTTACCATATCGTCAGTACGGTGCCCGGCCATTTCAAAAACTGGCTGGATTCATGTCCTCAAGTAGTACCACGCTTCCTCTTCAAAATGTCACCGGGTTTCAGCGCCTGGGCGACCCGGTTGTTCTGGCCCTCACCATGGGTTTCATTCTATTGTTTGTTGGTTGGTCCCTGACGGATGCGGAAGGCTTGGCTGCGGCGATTGGCGGAGGCTTTAGCTGGACGGCCAAATACCTCGGTTCGTTCTTTCAGCTTTTGCTGTTGCTCACCTTTTTTATCTCTCTTGGTGTGGCCTTTAGCCGGGCTGGCACGGCACGCCTGGGCGGCCTGTCCAGTCCCGAGATCAGCACGTTCCGCTGGTTATCGATGATTCTCTGCACCCTGCTGGCGGGTGGCGGTGTCTTTTTTGCCGCTGGCGAACCGGTGTATCACTTTGTGGTTTCACCACCGGCATTTACCGCCGAGGCAGGCACAGCAGAAGCCGTTGCTCCGGCCATGGCCCAGTCGTTCATGCACTGGGGGTTCCTGGCCTGGGCGGTTCTGGGGTCACTGACAGCACTGGTTCTCGCCCACGCGCACTATGTTCAGGGCAAACCGCTGCAGCCGCGAACGCTGCTGTACCCGGTTCTGGGCGAACGGGTGATGACCGGCTGGTTTGGCGGGCTTGTCGATGCGCTATGCGTTATTGCTGTGGTTGCCGGTACCGTTGGGCCGATCGGCTTCCTGGCGACCCAGATGAGCTTTGGATTGCACCAGCTCTTTGGTATTGCCGATGAGTTCTCCACCCAACTGGTTATTCTTGCCCTTCTTGCCGGCGTTTACATGACTTCTGCGGTCAGCGGGATTCACCGTGGCATCCAGATACTCAGTCGCTTTAATGTCATTCTGGCACTGGCGATTGCTGCGGTTATTTTCGTGTTCGGACCCACGCTGTTCCTGACCAACACCTATCTGTCTTCCATGGGCGAGTATTTGTCCTCGTTCTTCGCGATGGCTACCATAACCGCTGACACCGCGCCGGACTGGTGGATGAAGTGGTGGACGGTGTTCTTCTTCGCCTG
This Marinobacter salinus DNA region includes the following protein-coding sequences:
- a CDS encoding LysR family transcriptional regulator; protein product: MNFKHLETFIWVATLGSFRKAAERQCTTQPAISTRIAALEEELGVKLFERESGRSMLTTKGQELLPYAEKIIFMSQQLRKRADKVALLSGILRLGVSETIVHSWLPHFFRELHETIPNLDVEMTVDVSGNLRAGLMDRTLDLAFLMGPVSEPKVENRELCSFPLLWVASPDLKLPDRVLKLEELANWPIITYARNTKPFAEISQKFSELDDLPARFYSSSSLAACRRLARDGIGVSTLPLSVIADELENGSLVELNAVWKPSQLAFTASYPSVPFNPIAELAASLAVKVAEEYSRPSDHKMLSLDVKNHN
- a CDS encoding HD domain-containing protein → MNDMTIPKADFTHMKDGTAEDWQTIARSFGKFAKGLPDRILDHLKLLEGDFGGFPVDRLTHCLQTATLAHRDGKDDEYVVCALLHDIGDTLGSYNHADVAAVMLEPFVSEANHWMVKHHAIFQGYYFFHYLGMDRNLRDNYKDHPHFMRTIEFVSKYDSPAFDPGAETLPLSYFEPMVRKLFAEPIRSLYKDANAK
- a CDS encoding Crp/Fnr family transcriptional regulator translates to MSELKKVLQACPLLGGLSEAGVAEAAGMARYPEAYPVALDLVSRRLWSAMSIIEDDALRGIEARVGRRLLFLTQIQGQGLRDAPSQPVTFRLTREHIANMMGMTRQGVHRVIKGFEREGLLNLEYGRITVNNPRALQAYLRALPD
- a CDS encoding LysE family translocator; translated protein: MLSLNWSLLSVFIPTFFVVSITPGMCMTLALSMGITIGVRRALWMMAGELVGVAVVATAAAVGVATFMLKYPTAFAVFKYAGGAYLIWLGVQMWRSRGKMAMAESEDMAVVQASRSQLAMQGFVTAIANPKGWAFFVALLPPFIDGQLPMGPQLTALIVIILALEFLCLQLYAHGGRGLRKLLRQGGGVRTVNRVAGSLMVLVGIWLALG
- a CDS encoding CocE/NonD family hydrolase, which translates into the protein MKTVDDLPERVRHVEHQWIPMADGTRLAARLWIPDSADKEPVPAIFEYIPYRKRDGSRLRDETMHPYFAGHGYACIRVDIRGSGDSEGILTDEYLQQELDDGAAVLAWLEEQPWCNGQVGMIGISWGGFNGLQIAAMQPPQLKAVVSVCSTDDRYADDVHYMGGCLLGDNLSWASTMFSYNASPPDPEIVGDCWRDMWFQRLEYSGLWLDTWLQHQHRDDYWRHGSICEDFSAIKVPVMAVSGWADGYSNAVFRLLKDLPGKRMGLIGPWSHKYPHIGVPGPAIGFLQECLRWWDQWLKGKETGIGAEPMLRAWMLDSMPPSTSYHQRFGRWVSEQSWPPATAQERIYHFTPYRLVETTEALADAELALQSPLSNGLFAGKWCSYSNTPDLPHDQREEDGGALTFTTEPLKEALEILGAPAVDLEFSASQPVAMVAVRLSDMRPDNKVTRVTYGLLNLTHRNSHSSPEPLNPGQRYRVRIHLNGIGQTFPDGHRIRIAISTSYFPLAWPSPQSTQLKIHTENCRLVLPVRTPRPEHLQFPDAEMTASGAKRQIREGHHDWRVIRELDRDASTLEVINDNGIYYLEDVDLTIEHSVSEWYSYEADDFDSVKGETLSTRGYQRGDWHIRTVTRTILTCDQENFYLDAELDAYEGARRVYSRNWNRIIRRDLV
- a CDS encoding ATP-grasp domain-containing protein → MKNIFIFGTDDFDLAQIRALDDQGQYRLHQLYDYKEVRAGAEFPVQKLYTGALKKLADFKGPVDAIVGFWDFPVSTLLPLLRKPYNLPSPSFESVLKCEHKYWSRLEQSRVVPDCIPDFCEVDPFSDDFRSQITLSYPFWIKPVKAVSSYLGFKVRNDAELEHAIARIREGISRFANPFNYLLQFAELPADVAAVDGNHCIAESIIAKGRQCTLEGYVYAGEVTVYGVVDSIREGKHRSSFSRYQYPSSIPGHIQQRMITITEKFFGHIDFDNGPFNIEYYWDSRRDRIWLLEVNTRISRSHCPLFQKVDGETHHKVMIELALGKRPAFPYRQGKYRIAAKFMWRVYDDAQVTHAPSPEQLEELQRQFTDVDIKLHVKRGDVLSTLKEQDSYSFEVAVIFIGAGSQSELLRKYREIKTAIRIELEPVD
- a CDS encoding lytic transglycosylase domain-containing protein, which encodes MRPGQIKVAIVLISLALGSLMLAVSSAQADSIKRIVHADGTIEFSNVEESQPRASSGDDTVYRYKDDNGVVAYSSIRPAESEFDVIRFQCYACDPESSIDWRKTPLFTRPYRNEIKTAAREFGVDPALVRAVIHAESAFNEKALSPVGAQGLMQLMPGTARELGVENALIAADNIRGGVHYLAKMLKQFDGNVRLATAAYNAGPGAVGRYNGVPPYAETKAYVHRVGILHERYAAR
- a CDS encoding shikimate kinase, whose product is MLSCSDSRNIVLIGMPGSGKSTVGVLLAKRLGLGFVDTDLLIQEAAGRTLQDIVDHDGFQALRHIEEQVLLDLNVRHKVISTGGSAVYSARAMEHLKASGVVVFLDIPLDLVIERIGDHSMRGISRHPDQSLEALFEERFTLYSRYADFVVKGEGLNQDEVCEAVVKGLCPDPVR
- a CDS encoding BCCT family transporter, with protein sequence MSSSSTTLPLQNVTGFQRLGDPVVLALTMGFILLFVGWSLTDAEGLAAAIGGGFSWTAKYLGSFFQLLLLLTFFISLGVAFSRAGTARLGGLSSPEISTFRWLSMILCTLLAGGGVFFAAGEPVYHFVVSPPAFTAEAGTAEAVAPAMAQSFMHWGFLAWAVLGSLTALVLAHAHYVQGKPLQPRTLLYPVLGERVMTGWFGGLVDALCVIAVVAGTVGPIGFLATQMSFGLHQLFGIADEFSTQLVILALLAGVYMTSAVSGIHRGIQILSRFNVILALAIAAVIFVFGPTLFLTNTYLSSMGEYLSSFFAMATITADTAPDWWMKWWTVFFFAWFIGYTPLMSIFVARISRGRSIRETILAVAVLAPVATSIWFTLLGGSGIYHQLAGTFDLTEALNSFSFDVATLTVAEALPGGTIMAAAILLLTTIFVATTGDSMSYAIATVGAGHDEPHYLVRAFWGGAMAVMAGILLYMGAGQIGVLQQFIVLTAIPVSLIILPSLWTGPKAALAMARSQGLSD